Within Oreochromis niloticus isolate F11D_XX linkage group LG2, O_niloticus_UMD_NMBU, whole genome shotgun sequence, the genomic segment TCTATCTTCTATCTTAGGGCTGAAAAACTATTAAACCAGGCAAGGCCGAGAATAGGAGGAAGAAAGTAGATCAGACGTCAAGCACCTGATAGAAAGTCTCTCTTTCTAAATTACACACAAGCAGTTCCTCATTGATGAGTGCTGAGTAAGACTGGCCTAAGCGCTGCTGTTTCTTCGATAGTGGCCTTTAAAGATTCTGTTCTCTGTCTTTTCAGATCAGGGTGACTTTAGAAACCACAGCCTGCAGGGCGGTGTTGCAACAGGAGCTCAGAATTTGGAGCCAGCTGGTTCCTCTTGCTCAACAGGTGATAATGAGGAGCTGAGAATCGTGTGCGTTCACGGCCGAGGCGAAGGGCCTCTACAGGATGAAAGTGACACCCTCTTCTCTGCGTCTGAGCTTCAGGCTTTTAGCTCTCTGTCCAACCACAACGTCAGCCACGACAACCTCCTGAATTTCACCACCGGCGCAAGTGACAGAGCTCCAATGAGAGTCACACAGGATAACAGTGCCGGACTGGTGAGAAACAACCAACTTGAAAGAAATAATTCCACACAAATGGCTCCGACAGCATTGAACCCTGGATTGAAATCACCACTAGTAGTAACTGAGGGTCAGGTGGGGCACCCCAGTCACATGAGCCAGTTCCCACAGCAGCAGAATGTCTTCCCTCACACCGCCAACAAATCCCTGGACTGCAACTTCTGTGGCGAGCGCTTCCACAGCCGCGAAGACCTCATAGTACATCGCGCGAGTCACACCGGGGAGTCTCCGGTCCCTTGCTCTCTGTGCGGCAAGTCGTTTGTCAATAAGACCACACTTAGCATCCACATGCGCATTCACACGGGCGAGAAGCCGTACGCATGTGCGCAGTGTGGAAAACGCTTCACGCAGAACGGCAGTCTGAAGATCCACCTGCGGACACACTCCGGAGAGAAGCCGTACACCTGCAGTCAGTGCACAGCCAGTTTCAACAACCCCAGCAACCTTCGCAGACACATGATCACACACACCAACGGGACGCTCTGACCCCAACGGATTAGAAAGACTTGATAGACTTTGCAGTTTAGAAGCACTTTTACTGTCATTTGTGCCACAGTGTAAAACTGTTTTGGATCACGCGCACTTGTAGATTCCAGGTACGCTGACACAAACAAGCATGATCGCTGTTCAGATTTTTTAATTACAGGAAAACCGTCTTTCTATTCTCGAGCGTGCACAACAGATCCTCAAATGAAGACACTGAAATAAAGAACCATGTCACAGTTAGCAGTGGGTGACTGTGGATTACTTCTGTTTTGGTTATCATTTAAAGCCTGAACCACAAAATAATTGCcaaaaaatgtttaatgaaATTACTGAACCTTCCGacgagtttttaaaaataatatttgaatATTAATTTGCATATATGAGTCTAactttgtttcatattttttggGATTAATAccttaaaaatgtaatgtgcAATTTATTTAGGTTTGTCAGGGGGGAAAAATTGCACTAGAAGTCTCCGAAAATGCTGTCAAATATAATACGCTACGCATTTTTGGTTAAAGCGCATTTTATAGCACACTTTTGTACTGATAAAACACCACGACAAGACTGTTTGTGGCCAGATTTGAGTTTTtctgaattttatttatgcacCACATTCAATACAGTGTTAGAAAGCATTCCAGCTCAATGATTTGCCCACTGCAGGAAACTGATATTTATTAAATTTCTGTTTTCTGACCCCAGACTCTGTTCTAGGAAGCACGTTCAGCATACCCAGGTTATTCCCTTTATCTGGATTCACTTATCCTAACACTGGTAATCAGGATAAGCAGTCACATGAAGCTGGTTATCAGCTGGCTAATTCAGGGTTTCCTCTCTGTGTTCATATCAAAGGGGTGGCGTTGGCAGCATCTGACCAATTACAAAGATGGATAAGTGACAGCAGAGTGGCTGATTTTACACAAGATCAAACTGTAATATTAGAAAACTATGAAGATCTGATAGCTGATAGGTGGTGATTTTATACCTGTTGATCTCTAATCTCAAATATAACCCACACTGGTCTGCAGCATGAGTTACCATGACGATGTCCAACCTGCAAGAAGAAAGGTTAACCCTCAAGTTACCGGGCTTAGTTCAAATCCACTGATGTAAAGCTGCTTTTATATACTATAGGGCAGTTACTTTTAAGTAA encodes:
- the LOC100691802 gene encoding zinc finger and SCAN domain-containing protein 2, which codes for MSTNMPPGSLNLESQLLSIMDVLVKAAVAEISQLFSESSASLRLHLTQSLKENENLRTRMKVMRSELFSLRLQTRTNRPASRFSPVRGNITKPRAKPQVLIKSQVAQKAGGEAASIVLQSEKKTTSSAAQVQCADVESPDVILIKDEDDVGGCGPDIGDQGDFRNHSLQGGVATGAQNLEPAGSSCSTGDNEELRIVCVHGRGEGPLQDESDTLFSASELQAFSSLSNHNVSHDNLLNFTTGASDRAPMRVTQDNSAGLVRNNQLERNNSTQMAPTALNPGLKSPLVVTEGQVGHPSHMSQFPQQQNVFPHTANKSLDCNFCGERFHSREDLIVHRASHTGESPVPCSLCGKSFVNKTTLSIHMRIHTGEKPYACAQCGKRFTQNGSLKIHLRTHSGEKPYTCSQCTASFNNPSNLRRHMITHTNGTL